Proteins co-encoded in one Papaver somniferum cultivar HN1 chromosome 5, ASM357369v1, whole genome shotgun sequence genomic window:
- the LOC113277931 gene encoding acanthoscurrin-1-like gives MALSSASFWRIMLGFVVLSLVVLDQTAAARTVPVDTHQTGSGAGLNDEKNFISYGGIGGASGIGSAGIPFGGVGMGGGVGGLGGAAGGFGGVGGAGGVGGLGGVGGASGLGGAGGLGGGSGLGGGGGLGGGGGLGGGSGLGGASGLGGGSGLGGGSGLGGLGGASGLGGGSGLGGLGGGSGLGGGSGLDGGIGGLSHHGSDLPQLPGFGGISHHGSDLPHLP, from the coding sequence ATGGCATTATCATCAGCATCCTTCTGGAGAATCATGTTAGGTTTTGTTGTCTTGAGTTTAGTTGTTCTTGATCAAACTGCAGCTGCAAGAACAGTGCCAGTTGATACCCATCAAACTGGTAGTGGTGCTGGTCTTAACGATGAGAAGAACTTCATTTCCTATGGAGGTATTGGTGGTGCTTCTGGAATCGGTTCTGCTGGAATACCATTTGGTGGTGTAGGCATGGGTGGAGGAGTAGGTGGACTTGGTGGAGCTGCTGGTGGATTCGGTGGCGTTGGTGGTGCTGGAGGAGTCGGTGGTCTTGGAGGAGTTGGAGGTGCAAGTGGACTCGGTGGTGCAGGTGGACTCGGTGGTGGAAGTGGACTCGGTGGTGGAGGTGGACTCGGTGGTGGAGGTGGACTAGGTGGTGGAAGCGGACTCGGTGGAGCAAGCGGACTCGGTGGTGGAAGTGGACTTGGTGGTGGAAGTGGACTCGGTGGACTGGGTGGTGCAAGTGGACTCGGTGGTGGAAGTGGACTCGGCGGACTAGGTGGTGGTAGTGGACTCGGCGGTGGAAGTGGACTTGATGGAGGTATCGGTGGTCTTAGCCACCACGGTAGTGATCTTCCCCAACTCCCAGGCTTCGGTGGTATTAGCCACCACGGTAGTGATCTTCCCCATCTCCCTTAG